Proteins encoded together in one Peribacillus asahii window:
- the pdxR gene encoding MocR-like pyridoxine biosynthesis transcription factor PdxR, translating into MTGLWQDIELDSEHKLPLYKQISEQVEKMVYQGKLKPGTRLPSERKLADYLQVSRMTITLANEDMKTKGIIRSQQGSGTFIMRGPRRERVSTKTKWQSNFVYETDTMNHGLEAIIKFGQNSESIQLARAGTAPEIHPGIEISECLAECLRKHPKLIQLPSPTQGYEPLHSYMMEWLKESRLYPKKSEMMIVSGAMQGLDLISRLFLGPGDYVIVEEPGFQVASDAFTASGAEILRITLDKEGIKLDNLEQLLRNFPVKFIYLNPTFHNPTGIVMSQQRRKDLLNLAKKYDVLLIEDDPTSLLYYGKKPAPPLKAMDEDGMIIYLRSFSKYLFPELRVAVVVAPEGIIANLTKIKQRIDLHSNVLTQAAVYTFLSEGRLTPHLQRVRKAYKIRVDMVQEAFSKSKAVSVQIPEGGIFAWCKLEHGLSSERLLDLALPDVSLVPGNWMSGTGMYENYFRLAFTNPSLEQLKRGLNRIVEIIDREDMKT; encoded by the coding sequence ATGACTGGACTTTGGCAAGATATCGAACTCGACAGTGAGCACAAGCTTCCGTTATATAAACAAATATCTGAGCAAGTCGAAAAAATGGTCTATCAAGGCAAGCTGAAGCCAGGTACTCGTTTGCCATCAGAAAGAAAATTAGCAGATTACTTGCAAGTGAGTCGAATGACCATTACATTGGCTAATGAAGATATGAAAACGAAGGGGATTATTCGCAGTCAACAGGGGAGCGGGACCTTTATTATGCGTGGGCCGCGCCGAGAGAGAGTTAGCACTAAGACTAAGTGGCAATCCAACTTTGTGTATGAAACAGATACGATGAATCACGGATTAGAAGCGATTATAAAGTTTGGACAAAACTCAGAATCTATTCAGTTGGCAAGGGCAGGTACTGCTCCTGAGATTCATCCTGGTATTGAGATAAGCGAGTGTTTAGCCGAATGTTTACGGAAACATCCAAAGCTTATACAGCTTCCCTCTCCTACACAAGGATATGAACCACTGCATTCCTATATGATGGAATGGTTAAAGGAAAGCAGGTTATATCCGAAAAAAAGTGAAATGATGATTGTTTCTGGAGCGATGCAAGGATTGGATCTTATCAGCAGACTGTTTTTAGGTCCAGGAGATTATGTCATCGTCGAAGAGCCGGGATTTCAGGTTGCTTCTGATGCCTTTACTGCAAGCGGAGCGGAAATTTTGAGAATAACGTTAGATAAAGAAGGAATTAAATTAGATAATTTAGAACAGTTACTAAGGAACTTTCCTGTGAAGTTTATCTATCTAAATCCTACTTTTCATAATCCAACTGGGATTGTGATGTCACAACAACGAAGAAAAGATTTATTAAATCTTGCTAAAAAGTATGATGTCCTTCTAATAGAAGATGATCCAACGAGTTTACTTTATTACGGGAAAAAACCGGCTCCTCCGTTAAAGGCGATGGATGAGGATGGCATGATTATTTATCTTCGATCATTCTCAAAATACTTATTTCCAGAACTTCGTGTAGCAGTGGTCGTTGCACCAGAGGGGATTATTGCAAACCTAACGAAAATTAAGCAGCGTATTGATTTACATAGTAATGTTTTAACACAAGCAGCTGTGTATACATTCTTATCTGAAGGGCGTTTAACTCCTCATTTACAACGCGTCAGAAAGGCGTATAAGATAAGGGTAGACATGGTTCAGGAGGCTTTTAGTAAATCGAAAGCGGTTAGTGTGCAAATACCGGAAGGCGGCATTTTTGCGTGGTGTAAGTTAGAGCATGGACTTTCTTCGGAAAGGCTCCTCGACTTAGCTCTGCCTGATGTATCGCTTGTTCCAGGGAATTGGATGAGTGGAACAGGAATGTATGAAAATTACTTCCGTTTGGCGTTTACAAATCCATCGCTTGAGCAATTGAAGCGTGGCTTGAACAGGATTGTGGAGATTATAGATCGAGAAGATATGAAAACATGA
- a CDS encoding response regulator yields MIKVLFVDDHEMVRIGVAAYLSAQSDIEVIGEADNGRTAVDMAIELRPDIILMDLVMPEMDGIEATKVILEKWPEAKIIIVTSFLDDEKVYPALEAGATSYMLKTSKASDIADAVRATYQGQSVLEPEVTGKMMAKLRHPKVQALHEQLTAREMEILLLMTQGKTNQEIADELFIALKTAKVHVSSILSKLEVQDRTQAVIYAFKHSLVQ; encoded by the coding sequence ATGATTAAAGTATTGTTTGTCGATGACCATGAGATGGTAAGAATAGGAGTAGCCGCCTATTTATCTGCACAAAGTGATATCGAAGTGATAGGTGAGGCGGATAATGGGCGCACGGCAGTGGACATGGCAATTGAATTGCGTCCTGATATTATCCTGATGGACTTGGTGATGCCGGAGATGGATGGGATTGAAGCAACCAAAGTTATTTTAGAAAAATGGCCAGAAGCGAAAATTATTATTGTAACAAGCTTTTTAGACGATGAAAAAGTGTATCCAGCCCTAGAGGCGGGAGCAACAAGCTATATGCTGAAAACATCGAAAGCGAGCGACATTGCCGATGCTGTTCGGGCTACTTATCAGGGGCAAAGCGTGCTTGAGCCGGAAGTCACCGGAAAAATGATGGCAAAGCTTCGTCACCCTAAAGTTCAAGCATTGCATGAACAATTAACGGCACGAGAAATGGAAATCTTATTATTAATGACACAAGGAAAAACAAATCAAGAAATTGCAGATGAATTGTTTATCGCGTTAAAGACAGCGAAAGTTCATGTGAGCAGTATATTAAGTAAGCTTGAAGTACAAGATCGTACACAAGCTGTCATTTATGCATTTAAGCACTCGTTAGTTCAATAG
- a CDS encoding ABC-F family ATP-binding cassette domain-containing protein: MSLLSIDKLGHSFGDRTLFKDVSFRLLAGEHVGLVGANGVGKSTMMNIITGQLIHDTGRVEWTPGVQYGYLDQHTVLSRGKTIRDVLRDAFLPLFEQEKALNEVTEKMATATPEELETLLEDMGIIQDKLEAGGFYNLDIKIEDAARGLGLDAIGLDRDVSALSGGQRTKVLLAKLLLEQPEVLLLDEPTNYLDVEHIRWLSSYLKEYPHAFLLISHDTEFMNGVVDVIFHLEFSKLTRYTATYEKFLELAEINKNQHINAYEKQKEFIKKQEDFIAKNKARYSTTGRAKSRQKQLDRIERIDRPETAMKPTFDFKESRASSRYVFEGENLEIGYDRPLLPKLTMNIERGEKIAVVGCNGVGKSTLLKTILGKIEPLSGKRQLGDFLFPSYFEQEVKAGSTTPIDEVWNAFPHLDQPQVRAILARVGLKNEHIMRPMNQLSGGEQSKVRICKLMLTESNWLLFDEPTNHLDVVAKEELKRAMKEYKGTIVLVCHEPDFYEDWVTKVWDVEEWSNQ, translated from the coding sequence ATGAGCTTACTTTCTATAGATAAATTAGGCCATAGCTTTGGCGATCGTACATTATTTAAAGATGTTTCTTTTCGGCTGTTAGCCGGTGAACACGTTGGATTAGTTGGCGCAAATGGCGTTGGAAAATCAACGATGATGAATATTATTACAGGTCAATTAATTCATGATACAGGCCGCGTTGAATGGACACCAGGCGTACAATATGGCTACCTTGATCAACATACTGTATTATCGAGAGGAAAAACCATTCGTGACGTATTAAGAGATGCTTTCCTTCCTCTTTTTGAGCAAGAAAAGGCGCTGAATGAAGTAACAGAAAAGATGGCAACCGCTACACCTGAGGAATTGGAAACACTGCTTGAGGACATGGGCATCATTCAAGATAAACTAGAGGCTGGCGGTTTTTATAATCTTGATATAAAAATTGAAGATGCCGCTCGTGGTTTAGGACTAGACGCTATTGGCCTTGACCGTGATGTTTCTGCACTAAGCGGCGGACAGCGTACAAAAGTTTTATTAGCAAAGCTATTACTAGAACAACCTGAAGTTTTACTATTGGACGAACCAACGAACTACTTAGATGTTGAACATATTCGTTGGCTAAGCAGCTATTTAAAAGAATATCCACATGCGTTTCTATTAATTTCGCATGATACAGAGTTTATGAACGGTGTTGTTGATGTTATTTTCCATCTAGAATTTTCAAAATTAACGCGTTATACTGCGACTTATGAAAAATTCCTAGAGCTTGCAGAAATCAACAAAAATCAACATATTAATGCCTATGAAAAACAAAAAGAGTTTATTAAAAAGCAAGAAGACTTCATCGCGAAAAATAAAGCGCGCTATTCTACAACAGGTCGTGCGAAAAGCCGTCAAAAGCAATTGGACAGAATTGAGAGAATTGATCGCCCTGAAACAGCGATGAAACCAACATTCGACTTTAAAGAATCACGTGCTAGCAGCCGCTATGTATTTGAAGGGGAAAATTTAGAAATTGGCTATGACCGCCCTCTTCTACCAAAACTGACAATGAATATTGAGCGCGGGGAAAAAATTGCTGTAGTTGGCTGTAATGGTGTTGGTAAATCGACATTATTAAAAACGATTCTTGGTAAAATTGAGCCGCTTAGCGGAAAAAGACAACTCGGTGACTTCTTATTCCCATCTTATTTCGAGCAAGAAGTAAAAGCTGGCAGCACAACGCCGATTGATGAAGTATGGAATGCCTTCCCGCACTTAGATCAACCGCAAGTTCGCGCTATTCTCGCTCGTGTTGGTCTGAAAAACGAACATATTATGCGTCCGATGAATCAACTAAGCGGTGGAGAGCAATCAAAAGTCCGCATTTGTAAATTAATGCTGACAGAAAGCAACTGGCTTCTATTTGACGAGCCAACCAACCATTTAGATGTAGTCGCTAAAGAAGAATTAAAGCGTGCGATGAAAGAATATAAAGGAACAATTGTCCTCGTCTGCCATGAACCTGACTTCTATGAAGATTGGGTCACAAAAGTATGGGACGTAGAAGAATGGTCAAATCAATAA
- a CDS encoding PspA/IM30 family protein produces the protein MGLFSRIKATVEADFHELLDKKEQKNPIAMLNQYLRQCEQETEKVRKLIERQSLLQAEFTREYKEAQNLAEKRKRQAEIAKQAGEAELTEFATQESLQYEQRALHLQEALQQAAQQLTELERKYEEMKHKLKDMHIKRMELMGRENIARANHRINQVLSADDPYTQPIAKFEEMELYLERIEQQVNTNYHRHTIDARIAQIEKENKQ, from the coding sequence ATGGGCTTATTTTCAAGAATCAAGGCAACGGTTGAGGCAGATTTTCATGAGTTATTAGATAAAAAGGAGCAGAAGAATCCGATTGCGATGTTGAATCAATACTTGCGTCAATGTGAGCAGGAAACGGAGAAGGTTCGCAAGCTTATCGAGCGTCAATCGCTTTTACAAGCAGAGTTTACGAGGGAATATAAGGAGGCGCAAAACCTAGCTGAAAAGCGTAAGCGCCAGGCTGAGATTGCAAAACAAGCGGGTGAGGCAGAGTTAACGGAATTTGCGACGCAGGAAAGTCTTCAATATGAACAGCGTGCGCTGCATTTACAAGAAGCATTGCAACAAGCAGCGCAGCAATTGACGGAACTTGAGAGAAAATATGAAGAAATGAAACATAAGCTAAAGGACATGCATATTAAGAGAATGGAATTAATGGGGCGGGAGAATATTGCTCGAGCCAATCATCGAATAAACCAGGTCTTATCTGCCGACGATCCTTATACGCAGCCGATAGCTAAATTTGAAGAAATGGAACTTTATTTAGAGCGCATTGAGCAGCAGGTAAACACTAATTATCATCGTCACACGATTGATGCCCGCATTGCTCAGATTGAAAAGGAAAATAAACAATAA
- a CDS encoding class I SAM-dependent methyltransferase, which translates to MEISYVHTVQQIGQALEEASIPYQFIGQAALAVQQVRLHDYSEIEVAVQWDLFKEACDTLHTYSLSNIEKTVERAVAYLEQDHISIRVSCLFNTTIKTDPYRISYRFDNQELWCRSLYSYLYDEEMAAYEKEIHDYLMKEQQGFTAKNEQAWNQNNYIALVNRYGEPAELAEKIMQNPKWRLHPFYKYLHDVQGKKITHLMGSNGVKAVALSLLGADVKVVDFSKENATFANELATAANVDIMYVVSDILSLQEEHLNSNQDLVLMELGVLHYLIDLHPLFEKVKAMLKPGGLFVLHEFHPISTKLITSTGKKHKVTGNYFTPTMEKNPVAFTKHMPDDAKETLAQVVQRKWTIGELITAAAQSGLVIKVLEEEPNHKLHDIGLPKTYTLVAERV; encoded by the coding sequence ATGGAAATTTCATATGTACATACAGTGCAACAGATTGGACAAGCGCTTGAAGAAGCATCGATTCCTTATCAATTTATCGGTCAAGCCGCTTTAGCCGTTCAGCAGGTCCGCTTACATGATTATAGTGAGATTGAAGTAGCCGTTCAATGGGACCTGTTTAAAGAAGCGTGTGATACATTGCACACTTATTCATTGTCTAATATCGAAAAAACAGTGGAACGAGCCGTAGCTTACTTGGAGCAAGATCATATTTCCATAAGGGTCAGTTGTTTATTTAATACAACCATTAAAACAGACCCGTACCGAATTTCGTATCGTTTCGATAATCAGGAACTATGGTGCCGTTCTCTATATAGTTATTTATATGATGAAGAAATGGCTGCTTACGAGAAAGAAATTCATGACTATTTAATGAAAGAGCAGCAAGGATTTACAGCCAAAAATGAACAAGCGTGGAATCAGAATAATTACATCGCTTTAGTGAATCGATACGGCGAGCCAGCAGAGCTTGCTGAAAAGATTATGCAAAATCCAAAATGGCGCTTACATCCATTTTATAAATATTTGCATGACGTGCAGGGAAAGAAAATCACCCATTTAATGGGGTCAAATGGAGTCAAAGCTGTTGCGCTTTCTCTTTTAGGAGCAGATGTGAAGGTGGTCGATTTTTCAAAAGAAAATGCGACGTTTGCTAATGAATTAGCAACAGCCGCAAATGTGGATATAATGTATGTTGTTTCAGATATTTTATCTTTACAAGAAGAGCACCTTAACAGCAATCAAGATCTTGTATTAATGGAACTTGGCGTTCTACATTATTTAATTGACCTACATCCGTTATTTGAAAAAGTGAAAGCGATGTTAAAGCCGGGTGGTTTGTTTGTTCTGCATGAATTTCATCCGATTTCGACAAAACTGATTACGTCTACAGGTAAAAAACATAAAGTCACGGGGAATTACTTCACACCAACAATGGAGAAAAATCCTGTTGCGTTTACAAAACATATGCCAGATGATGCAAAAGAGACATTGGCACAAGTGGTACAAAGAAAATGGACAATTGGGGAATTAATTACAGCTGCCGCTCAGTCAGGGCTTGTCATTAAAGTGTTAGAAGAAGAACCAAATCATAAGCTGCATGATATTGGCTTACCGAAAACCTATACATTAGTTGCTGAGCGTGTTTAA
- a CDS encoding lmo0954 family membrane protein, translating into MKKFGLFLVGLIALMVVLAHVGPLISLALCLVILYFGFKQYVKAESKGAKISWAILSIIMLMVSISHFPAVIGLVAAYILYLVYKKWKEEDEVVVEQADPFMNFERQWQELNKK; encoded by the coding sequence ATGAAAAAATTTGGTTTATTCCTTGTAGGCTTAATTGCTTTGATGGTGGTGTTAGCGCATGTCGGGCCGCTTATTAGCTTAGCGCTTTGCTTGGTCATTTTATACTTTGGCTTTAAGCAATATGTGAAGGCTGAGTCAAAAGGAGCAAAGATTTCCTGGGCAATACTTTCAATCATTATGCTTATGGTGTCTATTTCTCACTTCCCGGCAGTAATAGGGCTTGTAGCAGCGTACATTTTGTATCTTGTGTATAAGAAGTGGAAGGAAGAGGATGAAGTAGTGGTTGAGCAAGCAGATCCGTTTATGAATTTTGAAAGACAATGGCAAGAATTAAATAAAAAATAA
- a CDS encoding TRAP transporter small permease, producing the protein MKIFVRLEEWLLAILMIVICGVTMANVLSRYFLNVSLSMTEELTTNLFAYAIFIGASLLAREKGHLGFSLLTDYLPPKLQIIIAILIGCLTTVFFAVLFWFGLEMVMQQYEYQQKTPALGLDEWIMGLAVPLGSFLCVLRFWEGCILEIKTIRGRMKS; encoded by the coding sequence GTGAAAATCTTTGTTAGGCTAGAGGAGTGGTTGTTAGCGATTTTAATGATTGTCATTTGTGGAGTAACGATGGCTAACGTGTTATCTAGATACTTTTTAAATGTATCGCTTTCCATGACAGAAGAGTTAACAACAAATTTATTTGCTTATGCAATCTTTATTGGAGCGTCTTTACTTGCCAGAGAAAAAGGGCATTTAGGTTTTAGCTTATTAACAGATTATTTGCCGCCAAAATTGCAAATAATTATCGCGATCTTAATTGGTTGTTTAACAACTGTATTCTTTGCTGTTCTGTTTTGGTTTGGGCTAGAAATGGTGATGCAGCAATATGAATATCAGCAAAAAACGCCAGCTTTAGGATTAGATGAATGGATTATGGGTTTAGCAGTTCCACTCGGGTCCTTTCTATGCGTTCTTCGTTTCTGGGAAGGGTGTATCTTGGAAATTAAAACAATTAGAGGGAGAATGAAGTCATGA
- a CDS encoding TRAP transporter large permease encodes MSATAICLFASFFILLFLNVPIAVALGLSTVITMFAFELPLPSLPSTMFSSMTKFTLLAIPFFFLAGLIMERAGISKRLIAFAQAMTGHYRGGMAIVAVIAATFFASMSGSGPATMAAVGAIVIPAMVKQGYRKDQSAGLLATAGGMGIVLPPSIAYVVYGVVAEVSIGKLFIAGIVPGLLMGLFLAITGYVIARKYNIPTLPKASSQERWKAFKEASWGLLAPLIILGGIYSGLFTPTESAIVAVFYGLFVGLFIYKEFSLKEIPSLLIESAKNTSMIMLIVAAASSFAWLLTVEGIAQDMANMLMGLADNKYTILFIITIILLIAGMFVDAISAYYIFLPIFLPILIAMEIDPIHFGVLMTLNLAIGLVTPPVGLDLYVACGLTGLSLKQISIGVIPFLLVAIFVLLLVTYIPALSLWLPGLMD; translated from the coding sequence ATGAGTGCAACAGCGATTTGTTTATTTGCCAGCTTTTTTATATTATTATTTTTAAATGTGCCGATAGCGGTTGCTCTTGGTTTATCCACGGTTATTACGATGTTTGCGTTTGAATTACCGTTACCATCTTTACCGTCTACGATGTTTTCATCGATGACCAAATTTACCTTACTTGCGATTCCTTTCTTCTTCCTAGCAGGATTGATCATGGAGAGAGCGGGGATTTCTAAACGTTTAATTGCCTTTGCTCAAGCAATGACAGGCCATTATCGAGGCGGCATGGCAATTGTAGCCGTTATTGCAGCTACTTTCTTTGCTTCCATGTCAGGTTCCGGTCCAGCAACCATGGCTGCTGTCGGTGCGATTGTCATTCCAGCTATGGTAAAGCAAGGATATCGAAAAGACCAATCAGCAGGATTACTTGCAACGGCTGGTGGAATGGGTATCGTTCTTCCGCCAAGTATTGCCTATGTTGTCTATGGGGTCGTTGCGGAAGTTTCAATTGGTAAACTATTTATTGCGGGTATCGTTCCTGGTTTATTAATGGGGCTATTTTTGGCGATTACTGGATATGTAATAGCAAGAAAGTACAATATTCCAACATTGCCGAAAGCAAGCAGCCAAGAAAGATGGAAAGCGTTTAAAGAGGCTTCTTGGGGGTTACTGGCACCTTTAATTATCCTAGGTGGGATTTACTCCGGTTTATTTACACCTACTGAATCAGCGATTGTAGCTGTATTTTATGGTTTATTTGTTGGTTTATTTATCTATAAAGAGTTTAGTTTGAAAGAGATTCCTAGTTTATTAATTGAGTCTGCGAAGAATACCTCTATGATCATGCTAATTGTCGCAGCGGCTTCCTCTTTTGCTTGGTTATTGACAGTAGAGGGAATCGCTCAAGATATGGCTAATATGTTAATGGGACTTGCGGATAATAAATATACAATTCTATTCATTATTACCATTATTTTATTGATTGCGGGGATGTTCGTTGATGCTATTTCTGCGTACTATATTTTCCTGCCAATCTTTTTACCAATTCTTATTGCGATGGAAATTGACCCTATTCATTTTGGGGTGCTAATGACATTGAACTTAGCGATTGGTTTAGTAACGCCGCCTGTAGGATTGGATTTATATGTGGCCTGTGGATTGACAGGACTCTCTTTAAAACAGATTTCAATAGGGGTTATTCCGTTCCTTTTAGTTGCTATTTTCGTTTTACTGCTCGTTACATATATCCCGGCTCTGTCATTATGGCTTCCAGGCTTAATGGATTAA
- the liaF gene encoding cell wall-active antibiotics response protein LiaF: protein MFHKMKTDYMSWIFLIGLVLLIVEISFFGGGLLYSLAFSIGCIFVGKKFFKRTLGKIVFILGMIMTVATVLNMMVFRFFLMVLLIYWLRMYYKSKKNPQWMKPAFNEMNEGMTKENLVKVDVLFQNKWFGHQQTPDTVYEWNPVNIQTGFGDTVIDLSQTLLPKGDAVISIRCLVGNMQILVPYGVEVRVHHSVMAGRATIFNQAYEERIFNQIVSYQTEEFTGAKQKVHITTAVIVGDLEVRRV from the coding sequence ATGTTTCATAAAATGAAAACAGATTATATGAGTTGGATTTTTTTGATTGGACTAGTGTTATTGATTGTCGAGATTTCATTTTTTGGCGGCGGCTTACTATATTCCCTCGCTTTTTCAATTGGATGCATCTTCGTTGGTAAGAAGTTCTTCAAACGGACATTAGGGAAAATTGTGTTTATCCTTGGAATGATTATGACGGTCGCAACCGTTTTAAATATGATGGTATTTCGTTTCTTTCTCATGGTGCTTCTGATTTATTGGTTACGTATGTATTATAAATCGAAAAAAAATCCGCAGTGGATGAAGCCAGCTTTTAATGAAATGAATGAGGGAATGACGAAAGAGAATCTCGTGAAAGTAGATGTTCTTTTTCAAAATAAATGGTTTGGTCATCAACAAACACCTGATACGGTATATGAATGGAATCCTGTGAATATCCAAACGGGTTTTGGGGATACGGTAATTGATTTAAGCCAAACACTTCTTCCGAAAGGGGATGCGGTTATTTCGATTCGCTGTTTGGTAGGGAATATGCAAATCCTTGTTCCATATGGAGTAGAAGTGCGTGTTCATCATTCTGTTATGGCTGGAAGGGCAACCATCTTTAATCAAGCTTATGAGGAGCGAATTTTTAACCAAATTGTCTCTTATCAAACGGAAGAGTTTACCGGGGCTAAACAAAAAGTGCATATTACGACAGCAGTCATCGTCGGCGATTTAGAGGTGAGACGCGTATGA
- a CDS encoding sensor histidine kinase yields MSMMTRQILSALGVSFVLSIVVPALVFLVFPLDHWQLLWERRVMDLPFVIFVPIMMMGAGIIYGVFSGLYWKRQWKELDEQLYLLQQGRASQRTPVFSLQELKRMAERIGHVQKQMNEQVKLSQKMANEKAVDQEKQIQEIISQERNRLARELHDSVSQQLFAASMLMSAITESHADAESTEKKQLTLVEGMIHQSQLEMRALLLHLRPVALHNKTLQEGIQELLVELTQKVPMEIAWKLEPVILDKGIEDHLFRIVQESVSNTLRHAKANSLEVLLMSRDELLILRIVDDGVGFSVDEAKAGSYGLHNMYERAVEIGGTMKIVSVPNQGTRLEVKIPFMHVGDEEND; encoded by the coding sequence ATGAGTATGATGACACGTCAAATTTTATCTGCTTTAGGTGTTTCTTTCGTATTGTCGATTGTCGTACCAGCGCTCGTTTTTCTCGTTTTTCCTTTAGATCATTGGCAATTACTGTGGGAGAGACGGGTAATGGATCTTCCTTTTGTTATTTTTGTCCCTATTATGATGATGGGAGCAGGCATTATATATGGTGTTTTTTCCGGTTTGTATTGGAAGCGCCAATGGAAGGAGCTAGATGAACAACTTTATTTACTCCAGCAAGGCCGAGCATCACAAAGGACTCCAGTCTTTTCTCTTCAAGAACTGAAGCGGATGGCGGAGCGAATTGGGCATGTGCAGAAGCAAATGAATGAACAAGTGAAGCTCTCACAAAAAATGGCCAATGAAAAAGCAGTGGATCAGGAAAAACAAATTCAAGAAATTATCTCCCAAGAGAGAAATCGCTTAGCGAGAGAGCTCCATGATTCTGTTAGTCAGCAATTATTTGCAGCATCGATGCTGATGTCGGCCATTACAGAATCGCATGCTGATGCTGAATCGACAGAAAAGAAGCAGTTGACATTAGTCGAAGGGATGATTCATCAATCTCAGCTTGAGATGCGTGCATTATTATTACATTTGCGTCCTGTTGCTTTACATAATAAAACATTGCAGGAAGGGATTCAGGAATTGCTCGTTGAATTAACACAAAAAGTACCAATGGAGATTGCGTGGAAGCTGGAACCCGTTATCTTAGACAAAGGTATTGAAGATCACCTCTTTCGCATTGTTCAGGAGTCTGTTTCTAATACATTACGTCATGCGAAAGCGAATTCACTTGAAGTGTTATTGATGAGTCGCGATGAGTTGCTTATTTTGCGTATTGTGGATGATGGAGTCGGTTTTTCCGTTGATGAAGCAAAAGCAGGGTCTTATGGTTTGCATAATATGTACGAGCGAGCCGTGGAGATTGGCGGAACGATGAAGATTGTAAGTGTGCCCAATCAAGGTACACGACTGGAAGTGAAAATTCCATTCATGCATGTGGGAGATGAAGAAAATGATTAA
- a CDS encoding DctP family TRAP transporter solute-binding subunit — protein MKKYMKWGAAALLALGLAGCSNSSSGEKDDQLNVKVSISVSEQDTWGQGVNKWAELAKEESDGKISIKLYPNESLSNGNQPKGLEAVQNGSTEASIHSMIIYNVLDPKFAAPSLPWLIPNYEQADKVMNGEGGEKLKELIRSKGIEPLAFGENGYRQITNSKHAIETPEDLEKLKVRTPSMEAMVDTYKQFGADPTVMNWSEVFTSLQQGVIDGQENPLPIILNNKLSEVQDYLTIWNYMYDPLVFGINKELYDGLDKETQKILKETAEEAAQYQIQLNREKDKEILAELKEQGMKVTELTPEQIAGFQEKSAPVIDQYEKVIGKEFLDAFRAE, from the coding sequence ATGAAAAAGTATATGAAATGGGGAGCAGCTGCATTGCTTGCACTTGGTCTTGCGGGTTGTTCCAACAGCAGCAGCGGAGAAAAGGATGATCAATTAAATGTGAAGGTCAGTATTTCCGTATCTGAGCAAGATACTTGGGGGCAAGGTGTTAATAAATGGGCCGAGCTTGCTAAGGAAGAATCTGATGGGAAAATCAGCATTAAATTATATCCAAATGAATCTCTTTCAAATGGTAATCAACCTAAAGGGTTAGAGGCAGTTCAAAATGGTTCAACGGAAGCTTCTATTCACTCTATGATTATTTATAATGTACTAGATCCAAAATTTGCTGCACCTTCTTTACCTTGGTTAATTCCAAATTATGAGCAGGCGGATAAAGTAATGAATGGTGAAGGTGGAGAGAAATTAAAAGAGCTAATTCGCAGTAAAGGAATTGAACCTTTAGCATTTGGTGAAAACGGATACCGTCAAATTACGAATAGCAAACATGCAATTGAAACACCGGAAGATTTAGAGAAGTTAAAAGTTCGAACACCTTCTATGGAGGCAATGGTTGATACATATAAACAATTTGGTGCAGACCCAACGGTTATGAACTGGTCAGAAGTGTTTACTTCTCTTCAACAAGGTGTCATTGATGGACAAGAAAATCCACTGCCAATTATTCTGAATAATAAATTATCTGAAGTTCAAGATTATTTAACAATCTGGAATTACATGTACGACCCGCTTGTATTTGGTATTAATAAAGAGTTATATGATGGTTTAGATAAAGAAACACAAAAAATTCTAAAAGAAACAGCTGAAGAAGCTGCACAATATCAAATTCAGTTAAATCGTGAAAAAGATAAAGAAATTCTAGCTGAATTAAAAGAGCAAGGCATGAAAGTAACAGAATTAACTCCGGAGCAAATTGCGGGTTTCCAAGAGAAATCGGCTCCAGTTATCGATCAATATGAAAAAGTGATTGGGAAAGAGTTCTTAGATGCGTTCCGTGCTGAATAA